The Acidobacteriota bacterium genome contains a region encoding:
- a CDS encoding CRTAC1 family protein, translating to MSERFPIAALLSFLVAVSCLQGDLAAEVGPGTRRMASRLAQLARNADFFSDHPMNTLAVAQLRRRLQAVDDPRQQMGLRLQLALKLVRNGQSQAAIQELTDLQARVGRQPWQLSRETATVIRDLLAVSWLRLGEQENCIAAHGEHSCFLPVRESGRHRLQRGSRGAIPVLLQLLSEEPGHLGFRWLLNLAHMTLGEHPAKVAPQWVIPADILASDYDIGHFREVAPRLGVDVTALSGGSILEDFDRDGSLDIMASSWGMRDPLRYFRNNGDGTFSDRTRAAGLEGQVGGLNISQADYDNDGYPDVLVLRGAWLQGLGDHPNSLLRNNGDGTFEDVTEAAGLLSYHPTQAAAWADYDNDGRLDLFIGNESTGSHIHPCELYRNNGDGTFTNLAPSLGLARAGYVKGAAWGDYDNDGDPDLYLSRMDAGNLLYRNDGPGSSTGEDAEGKPPWRFVEVSRQAGVGEPRKSFATWFWDYDNDGWQDLFVAGYSLKPDFSGSLEEAVKAFLGLPHRGEFSRLFRNNGDGTFRDVSREAGLEQALLTMGANFGDLDNDGFPDCYLGTGEPDLRTLIPNQMFRNHQGKVFQNVTTSGGFGHLQKGHGVSFGDIDNDGDQDIYTVMGGWYAGDVYQNLLFLNPGHGNRWITLLLEGVRTNRMALGARIKVTVETEDGDREIHATVSSGGSFGASSLQQEIGLGRATGIKAVEVYWPVTGKTQTLSNLSLDGFYRIREGKASAVPLERPSIELAPPAR from the coding sequence GGCCCGCAACGCCGACTTCTTTTCCGATCACCCCATGAACACCCTGGCGGTGGCGCAACTGCGCCGGCGCCTGCAGGCCGTCGACGATCCCCGCCAGCAAATGGGCCTGCGGCTTCAGTTGGCGCTGAAGCTTGTGAGGAACGGGCAGAGCCAGGCTGCCATCCAGGAGTTGACGGATCTGCAGGCCCGGGTCGGGAGGCAGCCGTGGCAACTGTCGCGGGAAACCGCCACCGTGATCCGGGACCTGCTGGCGGTCTCCTGGCTGCGGCTGGGCGAGCAGGAGAACTGCATCGCCGCCCACGGAGAACACTCCTGTTTTCTTCCCGTGCGGGAATCCGGCCGGCATCGGCTGCAGCGGGGCTCCCGGGGGGCCATTCCTGTCCTGCTCCAGCTTTTGTCGGAGGAGCCCGGCCATCTGGGGTTTCGCTGGCTGCTCAACCTGGCCCACATGACCCTGGGGGAACACCCCGCCAAGGTCGCCCCGCAATGGGTCATCCCGGCGGACATCCTGGCCTCCGACTACGATATCGGGCATTTCCGGGAAGTCGCGCCCCGGCTGGGCGTGGATGTCACGGCGCTGTCCGGGGGCAGCATCCTGGAAGACTTCGACCGGGACGGCTCCCTGGACATCATGGCTTCCTCCTGGGGGATGCGGGACCCGCTGCGCTACTTTCGCAACAACGGCGACGGCACCTTCAGCGACCGCACCCGGGCCGCCGGCCTGGAAGGACAGGTCGGCGGCCTCAACATCTCACAGGCCGACTACGACAACGACGGCTATCCGGACGTGCTGGTACTGCGGGGGGCCTGGCTGCAGGGCCTGGGGGACCATCCCAACTCCCTGCTGCGCAATAACGGCGACGGCACCTTCGAGGATGTCACCGAGGCGGCAGGCCTGCTCAGCTACCACCCCACACAGGCAGCCGCCTGGGCCGACTATGACAACGACGGCCGGCTGGACCTGTTCATCGGCAACGAATCCACCGGCAGCCACATTCATCCCTGCGAGCTCTATCGCAACAACGGGGACGGAACCTTCACCAACCTGGCCCCATCCCTGGGACTGGCCCGGGCCGGCTATGTCAAGGGGGCGGCCTGGGGGGATTACGACAACGACGGAGACCCGGACCTCTACCTGTCGCGCATGGACGCCGGCAACCTGCTCTATCGCAATGACGGCCCCGGGTCCTCCACCGGGGAGGACGCCGAAGGGAAGCCGCCCTGGAGATTCGTGGAAGTGAGCCGACAGGCCGGGGTCGGGGAACCCCGCAAGAGCTTCGCCACTTGGTTCTGGGACTACGACAACGACGGGTGGCAGGACCTGTTCGTGGCCGGCTATTCGCTCAAGCCCGATTTCTCGGGCTCGCTGGAGGAGGCGGTCAAGGCCTTCCTGGGACTGCCCCACCGGGGCGAGTTCTCACGCCTCTTCCGCAACAACGGGGACGGGACCTTCCGGGATGTCTCCCGGGAAGCGGGGCTTGAGCAGGCGCTGCTGACCATGGGAGCCAATTTCGGGGACCTGGACAACGACGGATTCCCGGACTGCTACCTGGGCACGGGAGAGCCCGACCTGCGGACGCTCATTCCCAATCAGATGTTCCGCAACCACCAGGGGAAGGTCTTCCAGAACGTCACCACCTCGGGGGGATTCGGCCATCTGCAGAAGGGCCACGGTGTCTCCTTCGGGGATATCGACAACGATGGCGACCAGGACATCTACACGGTGATGGGGGGGTGGTATGCCGGGGATGTCTACCAGAACCTGCTCTTCCTCAATCCGGGGCACGGCAACCGCTGGATCACTCTTCTCCTGGAAGGAGTCAGGACCAACCGGATGGCCCTGGGTGCGCGCATCAAGGTGACGGTCGAGACCGAGGACGGAGACAGGGAGATCCACGCCACCGTTTCCAGCGGAGGGAGCTTCGGGGCCTCCAGCCTGCAGCAGGAAATCGGACTGGGCCGGGCAACCGGAATCAAGGCAGTGGAAGTCTACTGGCCCGTGACCGGCAAGACGCAGACCCTATCCAATCTCTCACTGGACGGGTTCTACAGGATTCGCGAGGGCAAGGCCTCGGCCGTACCCCTGGAACGGCCGTCCATCGAACTGGCCCCGCCGGCCCGGTGA